One window of Cohnella hashimotonis genomic DNA carries:
- a CDS encoding glycosyltransferase, whose protein sequence is MELTHVKPLRAEYLRSLTDDTGIFQHTKFGVPDRGHGYTSDDNGRALIAAVILHRNHPGEDWLRLAGTYLSFIHHAQNEDGSFRNFMNYNRSFAESVGSEDCLGRCIWALGFTLSEPTVPDNMQNTCRFMIDRALPRIAELRSPRAIAYALVGLAYMLETKDSLRYAFPYANTDTSEEAASFLPHREIRELIERMADRLLAQFEQYATAEWQWFEDSVTYGNAMLPWALLKAARLSGRADLRYTAKASLAFLTSLTFSKEGYFKPVGSDGWLVRGESAAPYDEQPIEACETLLALYEAYIMLGTPAYLDRAQMCLDWFHGRNSAGLSLIDPQTGGCYDGIHASGLNLNQGSENIVSYCIAHSVIHHA, encoded by the coding sequence ATGGAACTAACCCATGTTAAGCCACTCCGTGCGGAATATCTGCGCAGCCTGACGGACGATACAGGCATCTTCCAGCATACGAAGTTCGGCGTGCCCGACCGCGGCCACGGCTACACTTCGGACGACAACGGACGTGCGCTCATCGCAGCCGTTATTCTGCACCGCAACCATCCGGGCGAAGACTGGCTCCGCCTGGCAGGCACCTACCTATCTTTTATCCACCATGCGCAAAACGAGGACGGCAGCTTTCGCAACTTTATGAACTACAACCGCAGCTTCGCCGAGTCGGTCGGGTCGGAGGACTGCCTCGGGCGCTGCATATGGGCGCTCGGCTTCACGCTTTCCGAGCCGACCGTACCGGACAATATGCAAAACACGTGCAGATTCATGATCGACCGGGCGCTCCCGCGCATCGCCGAGCTACGTTCCCCTCGAGCGATTGCCTACGCGCTCGTCGGGCTTGCCTATATGCTCGAGACCAAGGATTCTCTCCGCTATGCATTCCCTTATGCTAATACTGACACGAGCGAGGAAGCTGCGTCCTTCCTGCCGCACAGGGAGATTCGCGAGCTGATCGAGCGGATGGCCGATCGCCTGCTGGCGCAATTCGAGCAGTATGCGACGGCGGAATGGCAATGGTTCGAGGACAGCGTCACCTACGGCAACGCGATGCTGCCATGGGCGCTGCTCAAGGCGGCACGCCTGAGCGGCAGGGCCGATCTGCGGTATACCGCGAAGGCGAGCCTCGCATTCCTGACGTCGCTTACCTTCTCGAAGGAAGGCTACTTCAAGCCTGTCGGCAGCGATGGCTGGCTCGTTCGCGGCGAGTCGGCGGCGCCGTACGACGAGCAGCCGATCGAAGCCTGCGAGACGCTGCTTGCCCTGTACGAAGCGTACATCATGCTCGGCACCCCCGCTTATCTGGATCGCGCCCAAATGTGCCTGGACTGGTTCCACGGTCGAAATTCCGCTGGACTGTCCCTGATCGACCCGCAGACGGGCGGCTGCTACGACGGCATTCACGCCAGCGGGCTGAATCTTAATCAAGGCTCGGAAAATATCGTCTCCTACTGCATCGCACACTCGGTGATCCATCATGCATAG
- a CDS encoding AraC family transcriptional regulator, with amino-acid sequence MLSTQLFGVLMKGGAHSFCLPVSLIDLADPCDDERLPLAPGSARIVLVWGGSGQLRMGVQGYEPTRGFAMVARTTGPLIVARPGTLRGVVIEYMRFGQDGMSAAAGGLPDGCLKRCSAGILRLGAELLAAWQEPDSTEPYQVQLLFSRLLIELRREMERQYGQATGWLQELTAFIREHYGEEMSREQLAADAGVSPEHFSRAFRKYTGKTFNEYLTLYRIRGAQRRLLTEPADLNTIADKVGYKEGLYFSRKFKSVVGMSPTVYRRQRKRVVALNWNHTATLLALDSMPELGVYMPWIKRRYAPVGASLNPFAHTAESLYEAVADVRPDVIIHYGEASENASLVPLAPVIGLSFRSMSWREQFRAVAEAVNKSRQAEGWLARYEAQIGQIRMAMDKRHGRRGTAIVWELAGELAFGCGECFGRAAHILYGDLGFRPPAGLRERLARGYVEARIEAIPEYAADYVFITGMPASPHARRRLRRLFRSETWLAMEAVRNGRAYMLTDTEVCYGFDPLSTQEQLKMLTDCLLPGHNFE; translated from the coding sequence ATGTTGAGTACTCAGCTCTTCGGCGTCTTAATGAAAGGCGGGGCGCATTCGTTCTGCCTTCCTGTGTCGCTGATCGATCTGGCCGATCCCTGCGACGACGAACGCCTGCCTCTCGCTCCAGGGTCCGCAAGAATCGTCTTGGTGTGGGGCGGAAGCGGGCAACTGCGAATGGGGGTGCAAGGATACGAGCCGACACGCGGCTTCGCGATGGTCGCGCGCACGACCGGGCCGCTTATCGTCGCGAGGCCGGGCACGCTGCGAGGCGTCGTAATCGAATATATGCGATTCGGGCAGGATGGTATGTCCGCAGCGGCCGGCGGTCTGCCCGACGGATGCTTGAAGCGATGTTCTGCGGGCATTCTGCGGCTCGGCGCGGAGCTGCTCGCAGCCTGGCAGGAGCCGGACTCGACAGAGCCGTACCAAGTTCAATTGCTGTTCAGCCGGTTGCTGATCGAGCTGCGGCGGGAGATGGAGCGCCAGTACGGCCAGGCCACAGGCTGGCTGCAGGAGTTGACCGCATTCATTCGGGAGCATTACGGGGAAGAAATGTCCAGGGAGCAACTGGCCGCGGATGCAGGGGTTTCGCCGGAGCACTTTTCCCGCGCTTTCCGCAAATACACGGGGAAGACATTTAACGAATATTTGACGCTGTATCGGATCCGGGGCGCCCAACGGCGGCTGCTGACAGAGCCGGCGGATTTAAATACGATCGCGGACAAAGTCGGATACAAGGAAGGCTTATATTTCAGCCGCAAGTTCAAGTCGGTCGTCGGCATGTCGCCGACCGTATACCGAAGACAGCGCAAGCGCGTCGTTGCGCTGAACTGGAACCATACGGCGACCTTGCTGGCACTGGACAGCATGCCCGAGCTGGGGGTCTATATGCCCTGGATCAAGCGGAGATACGCCCCTGTCGGCGCATCTCTAAATCCGTTTGCCCATACGGCAGAGAGCTTGTACGAAGCGGTCGCCGATGTTCGCCCGGACGTCATCATTCATTATGGCGAGGCTTCTGAAAATGCAAGCCTCGTCCCGTTAGCACCCGTCATCGGTCTATCGTTCAGGTCGATGAGCTGGCGCGAGCAGTTCAGGGCCGTCGCCGAAGCGGTGAATAAGTCCCGGCAGGCGGAGGGATGGCTCGCGCGTTATGAGGCGCAGATCGGGCAGATCCGGATGGCGATGGACAAGCGGCACGGACGCCGGGGTACGGCGATCGTCTGGGAGTTGGCGGGGGAGCTGGCTTTCGGCTGCGGGGAGTGTTTTGGCCGAGCGGCGCATATTCTGTACGGAGATCTGGGATTCAGGCCGCCTGCCGGGCTTCGAGAGCGTCTGGCGCGGGGTTATGTGGAGGCGCGGATCGAAGCGATTCCCGAATATGCCGCCGATTATGTTTTTATTACGGGAATGCCGGCCAGTCCCCATGCACGGCGGCGTCTGCGGCGTCTGTTCCGCTCTGAGACATGGCTCGCGATGGAGGCGGTGCGCAATGGCCGTGCGTATATGCTGACAGACACAGAGGTGTGCTACGGCTTCGATCCGCTCTCCACGCAGGAGCAATTGAAAATGCTGACGGATTGTTTGCTTCCAGGTCACAATTTTGAATGA
- a CDS encoding sensor histidine kinase, which produces MQKWYHIFQRSTGLSPYIWVVFYILPFYFVFRSSTMYHALIGIFMIVAFFVCYLLSFSSKGWLVYFWTSVQILFSIAMTMMFGYVYFSIFTAFFIGNMQRKAGFITLYTVHLAMTLLSVYVGYMHANSVLIEQAPFVFVCLIAVTLLPVTTYNRNKSELLQGELNDANKRISELVKLEERQRIARDLHDTLGQKLALIGLKSDLVAKLIRKNPDRAEAEIDDVRHTARNVLKELRELVTQMRGTHVEDEIYRLRQILVAADIEFTLTGDPKLANTSLLNENVACMCLKEAVTNIVKHSGATACAIEIEQTAAELRIRVRDNGVGLGTGASFHRGNGLRGMKERLEFVNGSLEIASREGTEIVVKVPNILIQAKGEAQP; this is translated from the coding sequence GTGCAAAAGTGGTATCACATTTTCCAGCGGAGCACGGGTCTCAGCCCGTATATATGGGTCGTCTTTTACATCCTCCCTTTTTATTTCGTGTTCCGTTCCTCAACGATGTACCACGCGCTGATCGGCATTTTTATGATCGTCGCGTTTTTTGTTTGTTATTTGTTATCGTTCAGTTCGAAGGGTTGGCTCGTTTATTTTTGGACCTCCGTGCAAATTTTGTTTTCGATCGCGATGACGATGATGTTCGGATACGTCTATTTTTCCATTTTTACGGCCTTCTTTATCGGCAACATGCAGCGGAAGGCCGGCTTTATTACGTTGTACACGGTCCATCTGGCGATGACGCTGCTGTCGGTCTACGTCGGCTACATGCACGCCAACTCGGTGCTGATCGAGCAGGCGCCCTTCGTGTTCGTCTGCCTCATCGCTGTGACGCTGCTGCCGGTCACGACCTATAACCGCAACAAAAGCGAGCTTCTGCAGGGGGAGCTCAACGACGCGAACAAGCGGATCTCCGAGCTCGTGAAGCTGGAGGAGCGTCAGCGCATCGCGCGCGACCTGCACGACACGCTCGGGCAGAAGCTCGCCCTGATCGGGCTCAAGAGCGATCTGGTCGCCAAGCTGATCCGCAAAAACCCGGACCGGGCGGAAGCCGAGATCGACGACGTCCGGCATACGGCCCGCAACGTGCTCAAGGAGCTGCGGGAACTGGTGACGCAGATGCGCGGTACGCATGTCGAGGACGAGATTTATCGCCTGCGGCAGATTCTCGTGGCGGCGGACATCGAGTTCACGCTGACGGGCGATCCGAAGCTGGCGAACACCTCGCTGCTCAACGAGAACGTGGCGTGCATGTGCCTTAAGGAAGCCGTGACGAATATCGTCAAGCACAGCGGGGCTACCGCCTGCGCCATCGAGATCGAGCAGACCGCGGCCGAGCTGCGCATTCGGGTGCGGGACAATGGCGTAGGCCTGGGCACCGGCGCATCCTTTCATAGAGGAAACGGGCTTCGGGGAATGAAGGAAAGGCTTGAATTCGTGAACGGGTCTCTGGAGATCGCGTCGCGGGAAGGTACGGAGATCGTCGTCAAGGTGCCGAACATCTTGATTCAGGCAAAAGGGGAGGCGCAGCCATGA
- a CDS encoding response regulator transcription factor → MIRIVIAEDQRLLLGALASVLDLEEDMEVVGKAENGVEALRLVKLYQPDLCIMDIEMPLKSGLDAAEEIRGSGCKVVILTTFARAGYFERAVKAGVHGYLLKDSPSDELADSLRTIMSGRRIYAAELVDEAYNEENPLTEREKEVIGLMADGKNTKEIASELFLSNGTVRNYISVILDKLDVSNRIEAIKRFREKGWFK, encoded by the coding sequence ATGATTCGAATCGTCATCGCCGAAGACCAGCGGCTGCTGCTCGGCGCGTTGGCGTCGGTACTCGATCTCGAGGAGGACATGGAGGTGGTCGGCAAGGCGGAGAACGGCGTGGAAGCGCTGCGGCTCGTCAAGCTCTATCAGCCGGACCTGTGCATTATGGACATCGAGATGCCGCTCAAGAGCGGATTGGACGCAGCCGAAGAGATAAGGGGGTCCGGATGCAAGGTCGTCATCCTGACGACCTTCGCCCGGGCAGGCTACTTCGAGCGCGCAGTGAAGGCGGGCGTGCACGGCTATCTGCTCAAGGACAGCCCGAGCGACGAGCTGGCCGATTCGCTGCGGACGATCATGTCCGGCCGCCGGATCTACGCCGCCGAGCTGGTCGACGAGGCGTACAACGAGGAAAACCCGCTCACGGAGCGGGAAAAGGAAGTCATCGGATTGATGGCGGACGGCAAAAATACGAAGGAAATCGCGAGCGAGCTGTTTCTGTCGAACGGAACCGTACGCAACTATATATCGGTTATCCTCGACAAGCTCGACGTCAGCAACCGGATCGAGGCCATCAAGCGTTTCAGGGAGAAGGGATGGTTCAAATAA
- a CDS encoding mannose-1-phosphate guanylyltransferase — MHRFATILAGGGGTRFWPLSRQEMPKQLINLSGNDIMLNDTIDRFKHVMPLENTIIVTNSSQAVQLESIMHLSVPAGNVLVEPVARNTAASILFAAMHIDRQFGDSLMVVSPSDHHITDVDEFKKTLTEACTVAEETDKMITIGIKPTFPSTGYGYISHASDTLRTEPCRVYEVSEFVEKPSFAVAQGYLNSGNYLWNSGIFVWKTSVIIDNFKRYLPRLHNAMLPFAACEDPERRTALIQAVYPTLQSTSIDYGILERSVDVAVIPGNFGWNDIGSWDALGAIIPPDENGNIVKAEHLGIQTRDSIVYGDERLIATIGIEGLIIADTKDALLICAKDRAQDVKDIVVLLKNKGMTAYV, encoded by the coding sequence ATGCATAGGTTCGCGACGATTCTGGCCGGAGGCGGGGGGACTCGCTTCTGGCCGCTGTCCCGCCAAGAGATGCCCAAGCAATTGATCAACCTGAGCGGCAACGATATCATGCTGAACGACACGATCGACCGGTTCAAGCACGTCATGCCGCTGGAGAACACGATCATCGTGACGAATTCGTCGCAAGCCGTCCAGTTGGAAAGCATCATGCATTTGAGCGTGCCGGCCGGCAACGTGCTCGTCGAACCCGTCGCGCGCAATACGGCAGCCAGCATCCTATTCGCAGCCATGCATATCGACCGGCAATTCGGCGATTCCCTGATGGTCGTCTCCCCTTCCGATCACCATATTACGGACGTGGACGAATTCAAGAAGACGCTAACCGAAGCGTGCACGGTCGCGGAAGAGACGGACAAGATGATTACGATCGGGATCAAGCCGACCTTCCCGTCCACGGGCTACGGGTATATCTCCCATGCTTCGGATACGCTTCGAACCGAGCCCTGTCGCGTGTACGAAGTATCTGAATTCGTCGAGAAGCCCAGCTTCGCGGTTGCCCAAGGCTATTTAAACTCAGGCAATTATCTGTGGAACAGCGGCATATTCGTCTGGAAAACTTCGGTCATCATCGATAATTTCAAGCGCTATCTACCCCGATTGCACAACGCGATGCTGCCCTTCGCGGCATGCGAAGACCCGGAGCGGCGCACGGCCTTGATCCAAGCGGTCTACCCCACTCTTCAAAGTACCTCGATCGACTACGGCATACTGGAGCGCAGCGTCGACGTGGCCGTCATCCCGGGCAATTTTGGCTGGAACGATATCGGCAGCTGGGACGCGCTCGGCGCCATCATCCCGCCGGACGAAAACGGCAACATCGTCAAGGCGGAGCATCTGGGCATCCAGACGCGCGATTCCATCGTCTACGGGGACGAGAGGCTGATCGCTACCATCGGCATCGAAGGCCTCATCATCGCCGACACCAAGGACGCGCTGCTGATCTGCGCCAAGGACCGCGCCCAGGACGTGAAGGACATCGTCGTGCTGCTTAAAAACAAAGGCATGACGGCGTATGTATAA
- a CDS encoding phosphoesterase, whose protein sequence is MAKTFFISDHHFGHRNIIDFESRPFADAEEMTKVMIDRWNTVVSKDDAVFHLGDFSFLNLERTRGIVSRLNGNKTLILGNHDRGRSRSWWLEAGFEQVSEYPIIYKDFFFLSHEPMYMNKHMPYVNVHGHIHGQKYEGKNYFNACVEHWDYTPLTFEQIRDAVVESEEQ, encoded by the coding sequence ATGGCCAAAACGTTTTTTATATCCGATCATCACTTCGGACATCGCAACATTATCGACTTCGAGTCCAGACCCTTCGCGGATGCCGAGGAGATGACGAAGGTCATGATCGATCGGTGGAATACGGTCGTCAGCAAGGATGACGCGGTCTTTCACCTGGGGGATTTTTCGTTTTTGAATCTGGAGCGGACGCGGGGGATCGTATCCCGGCTGAACGGCAACAAGACGCTCATCCTGGGCAACCATGACCGTGGCCGGTCGCGGAGTTGGTGGCTGGAGGCCGGGTTCGAGCAGGTAAGCGAATATCCGATTATCTACAAAGATTTCTTCTTCCTCTCGCACGAGCCGATGTACATGAACAAGCATATGCCTTACGTCAACGTTCACGGGCACATCCACGGCCAGAAGTACGAGGGTAAAAATTACTTTAACGCCTGCGTCGAGCACTGGGACTATACGCCGCTTACGTTCGAGCAGATCCGGGATGCGGTGGTCGAAAGCGAGGAGCAATAA
- a CDS encoding fatty acid desaturase, which translates to MKQANEIAELKKSMLPFEKTDAKSSIRQLINTLGPLLLLWYAGYASLSISYWLALPILIVASGFVIRTFILFHDCCHGSFFKSKRANDILGTLLGVLTLVPYRQWKNSHAKHHATSGNLDKRGDGDIWILTVEEYAAAPLWKRLAYRFYRNPVVMFGLGPVFVFMLQYRFNAKGARRKERLNTYLTNVLIVSLYAGMIWAIGWEAFVLVQGPIFFVSGLLGIWLFYVQHQFEDSYFENDPDWSYVQAAVEGSSYYKLPRVLQWITGSIGFHHVHHLNPKVPNYNLEKAHLATPPLQRAATLTLSTSLESLRFRLWDEENKTFVGYRKIKRPAVGLHASGTVLKNPAAGK; encoded by the coding sequence ATGAAACAAGCAAACGAAATCGCCGAGCTCAAAAAAAGCATGCTTCCTTTCGAAAAAACGGACGCGAAGTCCAGCATCCGGCAGCTGATTAACACGCTGGGACCGCTGCTTCTGCTGTGGTACGCCGGCTATGCCAGTCTCTCCATATCTTATTGGCTCGCCCTTCCGATCCTGATCGTCGCATCGGGTTTCGTCATACGCACCTTTATCTTGTTCCACGACTGCTGTCACGGCTCGTTTTTTAAAAGCAAGCGGGCGAACGACATCCTGGGCACGCTGCTGGGCGTGCTGACGCTGGTACCGTACCGGCAGTGGAAAAACAGCCATGCGAAGCATCACGCCACTAGCGGCAACCTCGACAAAAGAGGGGACGGCGACATCTGGATCCTCACCGTGGAAGAATATGCGGCGGCTCCTCTGTGGAAGCGCCTGGCGTACCGTTTTTACCGCAATCCGGTCGTCATGTTCGGGCTCGGCCCGGTCTTCGTCTTCATGCTGCAATATCGCTTTAATGCGAAAGGCGCGCGGCGCAAGGAACGCCTGAACACCTATCTGACCAACGTACTCATCGTCTCGCTTTATGCGGGCATGATCTGGGCGATCGGTTGGGAAGCATTCGTCCTCGTGCAGGGCCCGATCTTCTTCGTCTCAGGATTGCTCGGCATCTGGCTCTTCTATGTGCAGCATCAGTTCGAGGATTCTTACTTTGAAAACGATCCGGATTGGAGCTACGTGCAAGCGGCCGTCGAAGGCAGCTCGTATTACAAGCTTCCCCGCGTCCTACAATGGATCACGGGCAGCATCGGGTTTCATCATGTGCATCACCTGAATCCCAAGGTGCCCAACTACAATCTCGAAAAGGCGCATCTGGCCACGCCGCCGCTCCAGCGGGCCGCCACGCTTACGCTCTCGACGAGCCTGGAATCGTTGCGGTTCCGCCTGTGGGACGAGGAGAACAAGACGTTCGTCGGCTATCGCAAGATCAAGCGGCCGGCCGTCGGCCTGCATGCTTCCGGCACCGTATTGAAGAATCCGGCCGCGGGTAAATAG
- a CDS encoding glycosyltransferase family 4 protein — MKNETNKIINVAFLGTYLPRECGLATFTHDLAHELGMLGDFSPPRVIAVNNNAVYAYGKDVARSFEQENKSEYARIAYELNRSDIDLLVIQHEFGIYGGECGEYVLELAKRLTIPFIVIFHTVLTAPNPAQLRIVSLLGEWSDRSVTMAQSTVADLHHIYGIPADKIRMHHHGVPRLSAESRDTLKSRYGYAGRQIVSTFGFLSPGKGIEYAIEAMSGVASRHPDALYVVWGKTHPVVKQEVGEVYRRQLADQVDRLGLNEHVRFVDKLLTQEEVVHSLVLSDIYMTPYLGREQAVSGTLAYGVGYGRVIVSTPYRYATEMLGDGRGLLADFRDAKSLETQLLDILDHPDKKLQMERKTAELGRRMMWDQIAKEYAALIRDVVGSSYPVQGSVV; from the coding sequence TTGAAAAATGAAACGAACAAAATAATAAACGTGGCTTTTCTGGGTACTTATCTTCCGCGGGAATGCGGCCTGGCGACCTTCACCCACGACCTTGCGCACGAACTCGGAATGCTTGGCGACTTTAGTCCGCCGCGCGTCATTGCGGTCAATAACAATGCCGTCTATGCGTACGGCAAAGACGTCGCGAGGAGCTTCGAACAAGAAAATAAAAGCGAATACGCCCGCATCGCTTACGAACTCAATCGGTCGGATATCGACCTGCTCGTCATCCAGCATGAGTTCGGCATCTATGGCGGCGAGTGCGGAGAATACGTGCTGGAGCTCGCGAAGCGGTTGACGATTCCGTTCATCGTCATCTTCCATACCGTGCTGACCGCGCCGAACCCCGCTCAGCTCCGCATCGTCTCCCTGCTGGGCGAGTGGAGCGATCGCTCGGTCACGATGGCGCAGAGCACGGTGGCCGACCTTCATCATATATACGGCATTCCCGCAGACAAGATCCGCATGCATCACCACGGCGTGCCTCGTCTGTCCGCCGAATCGCGGGATACGCTCAAAAGCCGGTACGGCTACGCCGGAAGGCAGATCGTATCCACGTTCGGCTTCCTGAGTCCGGGCAAAGGAATCGAATACGCCATCGAGGCGATGAGCGGCGTCGCGTCCCGCCATCCGGACGCGCTGTACGTCGTATGGGGCAAGACGCATCCGGTCGTCAAGCAGGAGGTCGGCGAGGTATACCGCCGGCAGCTCGCCGATCAAGTGGACCGGTTGGGTCTGAACGAACATGTCCGCTTCGTCGACAAGCTGCTGACGCAAGAGGAGGTCGTTCATTCGCTTGTGCTGTCGGATATTTATATGACGCCCTATCTGGGCCGCGAGCAAGCGGTCAGCGGCACGCTCGCTTACGGCGTCGGCTACGGACGGGTCATCGTATCGACCCCGTATCGCTATGCGACGGAGATGCTGGGGGACGGCCGGGGGCTGCTCGCGGACTTCCGCGACGCCAAATCGCTGGAGACGCAGCTGCTGGACATACTGGACCATCCGGATAAGAAGCTGCAAATGGAGCGAAAGACGGCAGAGCTGGGGCGGCGGATGATGTGGGACCAGATTGCCAAGGAATATGCCGCGCTCATCCGCGATGTCGTCGGCTCGTCCTATCCCGTCCAAGGGAGCGTGGTCTAA
- a CDS encoding alpha/beta hydrolase, translated as MAYQPFSWTLSDGTVMAAGEWTVGGENERASSAAPSAVVLIVHGMGEHMGRYHHVASILNEAGYAAIGFDQRGHGRTTGKRGHTPSYEGLLEGVDQLFEEAARRYPDVPVILYGHSMGGNVALNYLLRRKPNVAGAVISSPWFRLAFAPPQAQVVIGRLVERFYPGFTNTRPMKVDHLTTDPAMAERYRDDPLGHGHITVRFFFSVQRAGLWAIKHAEKLSAPILLMHGDDDRVTSIAASRQFAERAGPLCDYREWHGYKHELHNELEREPVLAAIREWIGERLTDERRKTR; from the coding sequence GTGGCCTATCAACCCTTCTCATGGACGTTGTCCGACGGAACCGTCATGGCGGCCGGCGAATGGACAGTCGGCGGCGAAAACGAACGCGCCTCCTCGGCCGCGCCATCGGCCGTCGTGCTGATCGTGCACGGCATGGGCGAGCATATGGGACGCTACCACCATGTCGCGTCCATTCTGAACGAGGCCGGCTACGCTGCGATCGGCTTCGATCAGCGCGGACACGGCCGAACGACCGGCAAGCGCGGCCATACGCCCAGCTACGAGGGACTGCTCGAGGGCGTGGACCAGCTGTTCGAGGAGGCGGCGCGCCGCTATCCGGACGTGCCCGTCATTTTGTATGGGCACAGCATGGGCGGCAATGTCGCGCTGAACTATCTGCTGCGGCGCAAGCCGAACGTCGCCGGCGCGGTCATCAGCAGCCCGTGGTTCAGGCTGGCGTTCGCGCCGCCGCAGGCGCAGGTCGTCATCGGCCGGCTGGTCGAGCGGTTCTATCCGGGCTTTACGAACACGCGGCCGATGAAAGTCGACCATCTGACGACCGATCCCGCGATGGCCGAGCGCTATCGCGACGATCCGCTCGGCCACGGCCACATCACGGTACGCTTCTTTTTCAGCGTGCAGCGCGCGGGACTGTGGGCGATCAAGCACGCCGAGAAGTTAAGCGCGCCGATTCTCCTCATGCACGGGGACGACGATCGGGTCACTTCGATCGCGGCCAGCAGGCAGTTCGCGGAGCGGGCCGGTCCTCTCTGCGATTACAGGGAGTGGCACGGCTACAAGCATGAGCTGCACAACGAGTTGGAACGCGAGCCGGTGCTGGCTGCAATTCGGGAATGGATCGGCGAGCGGCTAACGGACGAGAGGCGGAAAACGCGCTAA
- a CDS encoding ABC transporter substrate-binding protein, with amino-acid sequence MPARIFSFRPFSLVMLVSFVLFIAAGCGNAGETATGSPAAAASGSSAVAQALPAEPSSSAEPAYRTVETIKGEIRFPANPQRIIAEEYLGSLIALDIIPVGAPGLTLKNFYYKEALAGVVDTGEYGKLNAERISSLDPELIITGSAESYEVLSKIAPTLLVPYGDLKDAHEELTFFGKALGKEKEAQAWLAEYDRRIAEAKAKVDAAIGSDASFSILERTDKAVWAYGDNFGRGGQAVYQALSRQPPKAIATSLMEKQWVEISAEALNQYAGDYLIVTANNRTVEDFRKDSIWGSLPAVKNNRLYVWPEARSWYYDPIAVLAQTEELAKWLTELPVQAS; translated from the coding sequence TTGCCAGCCCGCATCTTCTCGTTCCGTCCGTTTTCACTCGTCATGCTCGTTTCTTTTGTGCTTTTCATCGCCGCAGGCTGCGGCAATGCCGGCGAAACCGCGACCGGCTCGCCCGCTGCGGCTGCTTCCGGGTCTTCGGCCGTCGCGCAGGCATTACCCGCCGAGCCGAGCTCATCCGCCGAACCGGCGTACCGGACGGTGGAGACGATTAAAGGAGAGATCCGCTTTCCTGCTAATCCGCAGCGCATCATCGCCGAGGAATATTTGGGCAGCCTGATCGCGCTCGATATTATTCCAGTCGGTGCGCCAGGGCTGACGCTGAAAAATTTTTATTATAAGGAGGCGCTCGCCGGCGTCGTCGATACGGGAGAGTACGGAAAGCTGAACGCAGAGCGCATATCGAGCCTTGACCCGGAGCTGATCATCACCGGCAGCGCCGAGAGCTACGAAGTACTCAGCAAGATCGCGCCGACGCTCCTCGTGCCCTACGGGGACCTGAAGGATGCTCACGAGGAGCTGACTTTCTTCGGCAAGGCGCTCGGCAAGGAGAAGGAGGCGCAGGCATGGCTGGCCGAGTATGATCGACGAATTGCCGAAGCCAAGGCCAAAGTAGATGCTGCAATCGGGAGCGATGCGAGCTTTTCCATCCTCGAACGGACGGACAAGGCTGTATGGGCTTACGGGGACAACTTCGGACGCGGCGGGCAGGCCGTATACCAGGCGCTTAGCCGCCAGCCTCCCAAAGCGATCGCGACTTCGTTGATGGAAAAGCAGTGGGTGGAAATATCCGCCGAGGCGCTGAACCAATATGCGGGAGACTACTTAATCGTGACGGCGAACAATCGCACGGTCGAGGATTTCAGAAAGGATTCGATCTGGGGTAGTCTGCCTGCCGTAAAAAACAACCGGCTTTATGTCTGGCCGGAAGCGCGTTCCTGGTATTACGATCCGATCGCGGTACTCGCGCAAACGGAAGAACTGGCCAAGTGGTTGACGGAATTGCCGGTGCAAGCCTCCTGA